The nucleotide window TGGAGCGGGAAACGGGATTCGAACCCGCGACCCTCAGCTTGGAAGGCTGACGCTCTGGCCAACTGAGCTATTCCCGCCTCGCTTACTGGTGGAGAGGGGAGGATTCGAACCTCCGAAGGCTGCGCCAGCAGATTTACAGTCTGTCCCCTTTGGCCGCTCGGGAACCTCTCCCTGAGAGCTGGTGATGGGACTCGAACCCGCAACCTGCTGATTACAAATCAGCTGCTCTGCCTGTTGAGCTACACCAGCTTAAACTTTGCATTATACTACAGCTGATTTTCCAAATCAAATGGCAGCTATAGTATACGTATACTGATACGGAAACGTGCTTGTGTCAAGCCGCTTGTTATTAGTTTACACGAACATGCTGCAAAAGGGAAGGGAAATTAGCGGATACCCCGGAAATCGATTCCGCACGGAGGGCCTGTAGCGACTAAAGCGGCACTAGCCCAGCGAGGCGTTCCGTTCTCGTACATAGGATTTCAACTCATCCATCTCTTCTTCGGTAAACCCCTCCCACGCAAACGGAAATAAGGAGTTGTTTTGAAACATGGGTTCTTCCGCAATCGGAAAGCGTGCTGCAGCATGATACGCTTCAAACATCGGCGTATGCGGTATGGGTGAGTAGTGGGCCAGGCTGGGGCGAAGACCCAGGCCCGCAATGTAATCTACGGTCGCCTTAACGTCTGAGGCTCGCTGATAGGGCAATCCCGCCAACGCGTACACACATATTGACCGGCCTTCAAGGCCGGCGCGAAGCAAAAAACCCACCGCCTTCTCAAAACTGCGCGCATCCACCTTGCCTCCGATCGCTGCCTGGAGGTGGGGGTCAGCCGTTTCCAGGCCGATCCGGATTTCGGAGAAACCCGCCTTTGCCAGCAGCGCGGCGGTCTCTTCGTCGATCAACGAAGCGTTGAGCGCGTTCGGGTTGTGAAATGAGACGCTGTGCGGCAGCCTGCAGATTGCCCGCAGTAGTGGCTTGGCGTAGGTCTCCCTGTCATAGAGAAAGCTGTCATCGTAAAGCACGAAGCGCCTGCAGCCGCGTTCTGTCCAATGGGCAACCTCTTGCAGCACGTGTTCTGGAGGCCTTCGGAGAATCCGCGGATGCAGGTACCGCGTCGCACAATACGTGCAACGGTATGGGCAACCGAGGGAGGTAAGGAGAGGAGCAAAGGGCAGGCTCTCGTAAAGGTCGAGGCAGGGATAGGGAAGGGCCACGAGGTCTTCTGTGTCTGGCTTAAAGGGCAGGGAAATTCCCCGTGCCTCCTCCACGTAGGCGTAGAAATTGCGCATGGTCCCTGCGGTCACGACCAGATCGGCTTCCAGGTGGCGTTCGGCGTGTCCGTGGCAGAGGGAAGGGTAAAGGCCGCCGACCACAACTTTTGCCTTCGGAAAGGCCTCCTTGGCGATAAGCACGGTCTCGGCAGCGCCCGGGTACCAGTATGTCATCACGGTAGTGACGAGAACGAAATCGGGGGGCTCCATGGCACGCAGCCTCGACCGAAGGAGGTCCGGCGAAATTCCATACCGCTTAAACCTTTTTCTCGCGAGACCAGCAGATTCCGGCTTTCCCACCTTCGCCCGGATAAAGGGCGCTCTGCCGTCGGCTTTGCGCTTCGCCTCATCAACAGCCAGACAATCAATGAGTTGAACGTCAACGCCGTTCTCTCGCAGTACACTCCCCACGTAGAGCAAACCGAGCGGCACCGACCAGAAACTGTAAGCAGACACATCGTATATATAAGGGTTAATGAGGAGGGCTCTGAGATGTTTCACGTGAAACATCCGAAGATCGGGGTCATGGGCCAAGGGTCATGGGTCACGATAAGCACCCCAAAGTATCGCACATCCGGTCGGCTGAGTGCGTGTTTCACGTGAAACATCCGAAACCCAAGCGTCATAAGGCATGGGTGACGATGAAAATTGATGTGAAATATCACAACGCTTCATGTGTTCAGGGCCTCGCGTGATTCAAGACTCGGCCCCCGGGTAGGGAATGTTTCACGTGAAACATTTCGACTTTTGCCTCTCCTCGAAGCGGCTTCCCGTGACCCTTGACCCTGCTACTATCATCTCCTCGGCGCCCTTATCCGAGGTCTGCCGATCGTGAAAAGCTTTATGCTGGCCAAACCAAACAGGAACCCTCCTATATGGGCCGACCACGCCACCCCCTCTGTGTGAGAAAAGAGGATCTGTATCAGGAACCAGATGGTAAGGAGCACTATCGCGGGCAAATCGACTGTCGTTATGAAGATGAAGATAAAGATCAACGTTTTCACACGTGCGTAGGGAAAAAGAAGCAGATACGCGCCGAGTACGCCCGAAATGGCGCCGCTGGCCCCGATCATTGGTATGCCGGAGAGAGGGTCATACATGAGTTGCAGGAGGGCTGCTGCCACCCCCGACAAACCATAGAAAAAAAGAAATCTCAGGTGGCCGGTGGAATCTTCAATATTATTCCCGAAAATCCAGAGGTAGAGCATGTTTCCGCCCAGATGGAAAAATCCCCCGTGGAGGAACATCGACGTGAATATTGTCAGGACATTGTACGGCACCAGTTCGGGGTGGTGATGCAGGGAAAGCAAGAATTCCCTGGGCACAAGACCGTACTTTAAAACAAACCCTTTTTCGGCCCAACCTGGCATAAATGCTGCATAAACGAAGACTGCCGTGTTTACAACCACCAGGCTAACTGTTATAATTGGGAATGAGCGCGTGGGAATATTATCCCGGATCGGTATCACGATCCTATTATTAGCATGCACCCCGTTTTGTGTCAAAAAACCTTCTGGAGTTGACCCGTGCCTGAACTGAGAAAAGATCCTATTATCGACAGATGGGTTATCATATCAACCGAGAGGGCTCAACGGCCGGTTTTCCTCGCTGAACAAGAGGCTCCTGTAAAAGCCGGCCTGTGCCCCCTATGCGCCGGCAATGAGGCCATGACCCCTCCGGAAGTATTTGCCATCCGCCCGGATCACACGCCCCCGAATACTTCCGGCTGGAGCCTTAGGGTTGTGCCGAACAAGTTCCCGGCGCTTCGCATCGAGGGTGCCTTGAATAAAGAGGGGATAGGCCTTTACGATCGGATGAACGGTATCGGAGCCCACGAAGTAATCGTCGAGACCCCTTTGCACGGGCAGACTCTCTACACCATGGATATAGCCTCAGTCCAGAATGTGTTCATTGCGTACCGGGAGCGCACCATAGATCTCCTACGGGACAGACGATTCAAATTTATTATGATATTTAAGAATCACGGCTCTGTTGCCGGGGCGTCTCTCGACCACGCCCACTCTCAGTTGATTGCGCTTCCCATCGTTCCGCGCCGCGTTTCCGAAGAGATAGCCGGCGGACTCAATTACTATAAATATAAAGACCGGTGCATATTCTGCGACATCATTGCACAGGAAGCAGAAGATGGTTCTCGCATAATCTATGAGAACGAAAGCTACGTGGTCCTTTCGCCTTTCGCGGCCCGCTTCCCGTTTGAGGCCTGGATCCTGCCCAAGAATCACGTGGCCTCATTTCTGGCTTCAGGGAACGAGGATAATTATCGCCTTCTGGCGGACGCTGTCTCCATTCTGCTTAAGAAGAACAATAAACTGCTCAATGCTCCTCCTTACAACTATATGATCCACACATCCCCGGCCGATTTGACCAGCGTTCCTTACTACCATTGGCACATGGAAGTCATTCCGAGACTCACCAAGACAGCGGGGTTCGAGTGGGGCACGGGATTCTACATAAATCCGACGCCCCCGGAGTTGGCAACCACGTTCTTGCGCGAGGTATCGCTGGAGGAGGGAGCTTGAGAATACTTATCGCGTCATCTGAAATCTACCCCTTCGCCAAGACTGGGGGGCTCGCCGATGTTGCGGGTGCCTTGCCCAAAGCCCTCAAGAAGCTCGGCTTTGATGTGAGGGCTATTATGCCCAAGTACAAGGGCATTGAGGAAAAGGGTTTCCCCATCGACTACAGGGGGCTTCGCTTCACGTGCCCCATATCGCACCGGATGGTACCGGGTGAGATCGTAGAAAGTGAGTACAACGGTATCCCGGTTTATCTTGTGGAGAAAGATGAATATTTCTACAGGGATAATCTCTACAGCACGCCGGATGGCGACTACCTTGACAATGCCGAACGGTTCATATTTTTCTCGAAAAGCATCCCGGAAGCCCTGAAGCTGTCCGGCTGGTATCCGGACGTACTTCATTGCAATGACTGGCAGACCGGTTTGGTGCCTCTTTTCCTCAAGGTGCTCTACAAGAACGAGCCAGGTTTCGCGGGTGTCGGCACGCTCTTTACGATACACAATCTCGGGTATCAGGGGCTCTTTTGGCACTATGACATGCATCTCCTCAACCTGGGGTGGGAGTATTTCACCCCTCAGTACCTGGAATATTACGGTAAAATCAACTTTCTGAAGGGGGGCATCGTCTGTTCCGATATTATCAACACCGTCAGCAGGAAATATAGTGAGGAGATCCAGACGCCTGAATTTGGTGCCGGCCTGGACGGGGTGCTGCGCAGCCGGGCCGCCGATCTTTACGGCATAGTGAACGGAGTCGATTACGACGAGTGGAATCCAGCCACGGATGCCTACATCCCGACAAGATACACGTTAGATACAGTCGATTTAAAGGCGCGCAACAAGGCAGCCCTCCAGGAAGCCTTTGGCCTCCCTCAAGAGCCTGGTGCCCTCCTCGCGGCCAGCATTTCGCGCCTCGCCGATCAGAAAGGTTTCGACCTCATAGCGGACGCTCTTGAAGAAATGATCGCCCTGGGCATGCAATACATCCTCTTGGGAACGGGAGAACGGAAATACCACGAGCTTTTTGCGGCTCTTTCCACCAAGTACCCCCGATCCTTCGCCGTCAAGATCGCGTACGATAATTCCCTCGCTCACTTGATTGAAGCCGGTGCGGATGTTTTTCTTATGCCGTCACGCTATGAACCTTGCGGACTCAATCAGATATACAGCTTGAAGTACGGTACCGTTCCCGTGGTTCGTGCTGTGGGAGGGCTGGATGACACTATCCGAGACGACCCGGCCTTTCCCGACTCGACAACAGGCTTTAAGTTTTACGAGTACTCTTCGGAAGAGTTGCTCCATGCTTTACGGAGGGCGCTCGACCAGTATGGTGACCGCCAGGCCTGGCTGGCGCTGGTAAGAAGATGCATGCAGCAGGATTTTTCCTGGGAAAAATCGGCTATCGAGTATGCCGCGCTCTACAAGAAGGTCCTTGAACAGCATGGATCCCGTTAATGTTCTCGGCAAGGTCATTGAGATATCCCACTCAAACCTCGAAGTGGCATCCCGCATAGAGGCGATTCTCAATTTGATGGCCCACGAAATGGGCCTCGAGGAGGCGCTGCTCTATACCCTTGATAAGGACAAGCGCCTCTCCTGCCGGTTCATGAACCGCACCAGCCGTCTTTATGAGATTCTCAGTAGCTACCGGTGCCACGTAGGGGAGGGGATTGTCGGCTCCGTGGCCCAGAAAAGAGTGCCTCAATACTTTACGGACCGCAATGTCCCCCCGCGTTTTGGATGCCTTTTCTACGCCGATCTGGACGAGGAAACCAGTATATATAAGTCCTTTGCTTTCCTCCCCCTTTCCGACGACAGCTTCGTCTATGGTGTCTTGCTCCTCTGCTCTTCCGGCATAGGGACACCGCTCGATACTGAAAAGATCGTGCTCTCTATCATCGCCAGAGAGTTGGGGGGCATCCTCAGGACGTACGACCTCCTGGTCTCCTCAAAAAAGCGTATCAGCGAGCTTGCCACGCTGTCGGAACTCGGAAGGGTGCTTACCTCGGCCACGGAGCCACACCTTCTGCTTCAGAACATAGCTTCCATAACAGCAAAGTCCTTCAACGCTGCATTCACTACAATTAAGCTCTCCCACTCCTTTGTCAGGCTCGACCTTCAGCGCTTTACCTCCGGAGAGATTGATGCAAATCTTGAGGGTGTGCTCAGGGAATTGGAGACTGAGGCTTTGCGGTTAAAGCGCGCGAGTTCGCTGAGTGACCATACCCCTGAGTCGACGCTGAACGCCACCCGCTTTTCCCTCCACTGCACGCCGATTCTCTCCAAAGACCGCGCCCTCGGCACAATCACCCTATGCAGAAAAGGCGAGCACCAACTGGAAGAGGACGATCAATATCTGGTCAGCGCCGTTGCGAATTACATTTCCAGCGGGCTCGAGACCTCTTTTCTCAACACCAAACTGCGTGATGTACTCAAGGAGCTGGGAGATGCGCAAAAACGGGTGATAGAGCACGAGAAGCTGCGTAGCCTTGGAGAGATGACGGCCAGCATAGCGCACGAAATCCGAAACCCTCTTGTCATCATAGGCGGCTTCACCAAGAGACTAGCCAAGCAGGTGCAGCTTGATGAAAAAGACAACCGCTACATCGACATTATCATAGGTGAGGTTTCAAGGCTCGAAGCGATCCTCAATGACGTCCTTAATTATGTAAAAGACGCGTCCCTGCTCCTCGAGTCGTGCAATCTTAACAGCATCATCGACGAGATTCTATATCTGCTCGCGTCCGACAAAATATGGGAACGGGTGCGCGTTGTTAAGACCTACGATCCTGATTTACCGACGATTGTCTGTGACATCCACCAGATCAAACAGGTTCTCATCAACATCATCTTAAATGCTTTCCAGGCCATGGGCGCAGGTGGAACCCTGGCGCTAAAAACGGAGAGGAGGCTGTATCAGGACCGCCCCTCTGTCGCCGTTTCCATCGCCGACACGGGCGGCGGCATAGATCCCTCCTTGCTGGATAACATATTCAATCCGTTTTTCACGACAAAGGAAAGGGGGACCGGCCTGGGGCTCGCAATTTCCAACAAAATAGTCATGCATCATAACGGCCACATCGAGGTCAGAAACAGAACCGGCGAGGGCGCAACATTTATAGTACATCTTCCGATTAACAACAAGACGACGGGAGCGAGAGAGGGGATAACATGAAAACAGCAACGATACTGATTGTGGACGACGAGGAGCATATTCGCCTGCTCTTCAAGGAGGAACTGGAAGACGAGGGATACTCCGTTGATCTCGCCTCAAACGGCCTTGAGGCCCTGGAAAAGCTCAAGCGCT belongs to Syntrophorhabdales bacterium and includes:
- a CDS encoding ATP-binding protein, whose product is MDPVNVLGKVIEISHSNLEVASRIEAILNLMAHEMGLEEALLYTLDKDKRLSCRFMNRTSRLYEILSSYRCHVGEGIVGSVAQKRVPQYFTDRNVPPRFGCLFYADLDEETSIYKSFAFLPLSDDSFVYGVLLLCSSGIGTPLDTEKIVLSIIARELGGILRTYDLLVSSKKRISELATLSELGRVLTSATEPHLLLQNIASITAKSFNAAFTTIKLSHSFVRLDLQRFTSGEIDANLEGVLRELETEALRLKRASSLSDHTPESTLNATRFSLHCTPILSKDRALGTITLCRKGEHQLEEDDQYLVSAVANYISSGLETSFLNTKLRDVLKELGDAQKRVIEHEKLRSLGEMTASIAHEIRNPLVIIGGFTKRLAKQVQLDEKDNRYIDIIIGEVSRLEAILNDVLNYVKDASLLLESCNLNSIIDEILYLLASDKIWERVRVVKTYDPDLPTIVCDIHQIKQVLINIILNAFQAMGAGGTLALKTERRLYQDRPSVAVSIADTGGGIDPSLLDNIFNPFFTTKERGTGLGLAISNKIVMHHNGHIEVRNRTGEGATFIVHLPINNKTTGAREGIT
- a CDS encoding radical SAM protein; its protein translation is MKHLRALLINPYIYDVSAYSFWSVPLGLLYVGSVLRENGVDVQLIDCLAVDEAKRKADGRAPFIRAKVGKPESAGLARKRFKRYGISPDLLRSRLRAMEPPDFVLVTTVMTYWYPGAAETVLIAKEAFPKAKVVVGGLYPSLCHGHAERHLEADLVVTAGTMRNFYAYVEEARGISLPFKPDTEDLVALPYPCLDLYESLPFAPLLTSLGCPYRCTYCATRYLHPRILRRPPEHVLQEVAHWTERGCRRFVLYDDSFLYDRETYAKPLLRAICRLPHSVSFHNPNALNASLIDEETAALLAKAGFSEIRIGLETADPHLQAAIGGKVDARSFEKAVGFLLRAGLEGRSICVYALAGLPYQRASDVKATVDYIAGLGLRPSLAHYSPIPHTPMFEAYHAAARFPIAEEPMFQNNSLFPFAWEGFTEEEMDELKSYVRERNASLG
- a CDS encoding rhomboid family intramembrane serine protease, coding for MPGWAEKGFVLKYGLVPREFLLSLHHHPELVPYNVLTIFTSMFLHGGFFHLGGNMLYLWIFGNNIEDSTGHLRFLFFYGLSGVAAALLQLMYDPLSGIPMIGASGAISGVLGAYLLLFPYARVKTLIFIFIFITTVDLPAIVLLTIWFLIQILFSHTEGVAWSAHIGGFLFGLASIKLFTIGRPRIRAPRR
- the galT gene encoding galactose-1-phosphate uridylyltransferase, producing the protein MPELRKDPIIDRWVIISTERAQRPVFLAEQEAPVKAGLCPLCAGNEAMTPPEVFAIRPDHTPPNTSGWSLRVVPNKFPALRIEGALNKEGIGLYDRMNGIGAHEVIVETPLHGQTLYTMDIASVQNVFIAYRERTIDLLRDRRFKFIMIFKNHGSVAGASLDHAHSQLIALPIVPRRVSEEIAGGLNYYKYKDRCIFCDIIAQEAEDGSRIIYENESYVVLSPFAARFPFEAWILPKNHVASFLASGNEDNYRLLADAVSILLKKNNKLLNAPPYNYMIHTSPADLTSVPYYHWHMEVIPRLTKTAGFEWGTGFYINPTPPELATTFLREVSLEEGA
- the glgA gene encoding glycogen synthase GlgA, translated to MRILIASSEIYPFAKTGGLADVAGALPKALKKLGFDVRAIMPKYKGIEEKGFPIDYRGLRFTCPISHRMVPGEIVESEYNGIPVYLVEKDEYFYRDNLYSTPDGDYLDNAERFIFFSKSIPEALKLSGWYPDVLHCNDWQTGLVPLFLKVLYKNEPGFAGVGTLFTIHNLGYQGLFWHYDMHLLNLGWEYFTPQYLEYYGKINFLKGGIVCSDIINTVSRKYSEEIQTPEFGAGLDGVLRSRAADLYGIVNGVDYDEWNPATDAYIPTRYTLDTVDLKARNKAALQEAFGLPQEPGALLAASISRLADQKGFDLIADALEEMIALGMQYILLGTGERKYHELFAALSTKYPRSFAVKIAYDNSLAHLIEAGADVFLMPSRYEPCGLNQIYSLKYGTVPVVRAVGGLDDTIRDDPAFPDSTTGFKFYEYSSEELLHALRRALDQYGDRQAWLALVRRCMQQDFSWEKSAIEYAALYKKVLEQHGSR